AAAAAATCTGGTCTTTTGGGAAATAAAATAAAATGGAATTTCACAAAATTTCTTATAGATAAAAATGGAAATGTCGTTTCAAGATTTGCTCCGCAAACTGAACCAAAAGATATTGAAAAACATATATTAGAACTGTTAAAATAATTTAAAAAATGCATTGTCAAATAGACAATGCATTTTTAAATTTCTTTTCTATTTAATACAAAAATAGATGTAAAAATCATCAAAATTGTAAGTAATATTGTAGTTAAAATCGAATATCTATAATCTGCAAATGATATACTTCCCTTAATTAAATTAATATTATCTGAAAATAGAAAAATTGGTAAAAACTTAGCTATTTTATCATACATTCCAATTAAAAATTGTAATGCAACTGTTATAACTAAAGTTGATAAAGCTCCAACAGTATTTCTAAAAACAAAGCTTGCAAAACATTCCAAGATTATTAAAAATATTCCAAATATCCAAATTGGGATTGAAGCCTTTATTGCAAGTAATATCTCAACATTTTCTTTAAATATATATGTTGTATATATGTTAAAGATTAAACAGTAAATAATCAAAGATACTGTCCATAGTAAAGAGGCAAAAACCATTTTAGAAATTACTATCTGAAATCTAGGCAATCCCTTTGCAACTAAATTTACTAATGTTTTTTTAGAAAACTCATTTACTATATAATTACTGAAAATTATAACTATAAATATAAAGCCCAGTTGAGTTACATTTTTAAAAAACTGTACCCATGAATCTATAAATGTAGGCTCTTGAAGTCCTTTAGCTAGCTCTTCTCCTAAAAATGATTTTAAAATTTCAGGAGAAATTTTTGCTGTAATAGGACCTAGAATACCAAGAAATAAAAATATAAAAGACATTATAAATAATTTTTTATTTCTAACACTTTCAAGATATTCTTTCTTTAACAATGCTATAAATATTTTCATTTTATCACCTCTATAAATAAATCTTCTAATGAAGGCTTAATTATATTGTAGCTACCAATAAGCAAATCATTATCTAAAACTGTTCTAAATATTCTATTTTCTATATATTTCAAATTTTCAAAAGAAGAAAATATCACAGAGCAATCATTTAATTCTACTTTAATATTATTAGTTTCAAATTTACTTAGAAACAAATCTCTATCTTCAATATTAAAGAATTCTATAGAAATTTTATCTTTAAATCCCATATTTTTAATATCAGATATATTTCCATTTAAACAATTAACACCTTCATTTAATATCAAAAACTCATCACAAACTCTTTCAACATCTTGTAGAATATGAGTTGAGAACAATACAGTCGTATGCTCCTTAATCTTTAATAGTATATCCAAAATTTCTTTTCTACCGATTGGATCTAAAGCAGAAGTTGGTTCATCGCAGATTAGTAATTTAGGCTTATTGAATAATGCTTGAGCAATTCCAAGACGTTGTTTCATGCCTCTTGAAAATTTTCCAATCCTTTTATTCTCGTCTTTTAAGCCAACTAAATTTAACATTTCTTCAGTTCTTTCTTTAATTTCTGATTTTGATAATCCCGTGATTTCTCCACATAAATTAAGGTATTCTTTTGAAGTCATATAATCATAGAATTCTGGAACATCAGGCAAATATCCAATAAATCTATTAGTTTTCGTATTTCCAAAATGGACTTTTTCATCAAAAACTAAAATCTCCCCACAATCAGCTTTTAAAAAACCTAAAATGATTTTCATAGTGGTTGTCTTTCCAGCACCATTTTTCCCTAGAAATCCAAAAATCTGCTTTTCTTTTATACTAAAAGATAAATCTTTGATTACGTCATTTCCATTAAAAGTTTTTCTTAGATTATTTACAGTTAAAATATTCATTATTCTTCACTTCCAAATACAAAATATGAAATAGGTCCAATAGTTTGAATAAGAACTATCACACAAATCCATATCAATCTATTTCCATATCTATAATTTTGATGTTTTAAGCAATGTCTTAATGCAACTACTAATAATGTTATATTTATAATAATAATTGGCAATAAAATTAAAAAATGTTCTCTTAAAAAGTCCATAATTCCCTCCTATTTATCCACAAAATTTTTCAATTTTTCATAAAGTTGTTCAGTTTCCTCATTAGTTCTCATATTAATATAAACTGGCTTTTCATTTTTTCTGCTTATCTTTATGACCTTATCTGTTTTGTTGAAAACATAAAGCCTAACATTTCCTTCTCCCTCTAAAGAGAAATTACCATATGCCTTTTCTTTAGTAGCTCCACCATTCATCCTAATAGCTCTTTTTTCAGGAAATTTATCAAGCAATTCTAAATTCTCAATATCACTTTGTTTTATATTATCTTTATAAAGTATTGTGGAAATTTTAACAGTATCTGAAATTTCAACTTTCCAATCTTTTTCAAAAGTTAGTGCTAGCGCTAATATAATTACAAATGCGATAAGCATATTAGTAAAAGCAAATAATATTTTCCCTTTTTTATTTCCTCGATTAATAACTGTACTACTACTACTATTCATCGGGTCAGATACTAAAAGTCTTGGATCATTAGGATTTTTATATCCAAAAATGTCATAGTACTCATCTTGATCTTCAATAAATTTATCATCTTCAATATTACTGCTTATTTCTCTGTCAATTTTATTAATGGTATATATAAGATAGAATACAAAAAATGTAATAGAAATGATATATCCCACAAAAGGAATAAAAGAGTATTTATCCATTTTTTGTAAATATATTAAAACTAAAAATAAAACAGAATATAAATTTACCAAAGTAAAAACTTTATTTTGAAATTTTATAATTTTCATTTTATTTATATTTAAGTTTTTCTCTCTATCATCACTTATAACTGTTATTCTAGTCTTTCTCCAAAAAAGTCCAATAAATATCATTGCTACTAATGTTGTCGATAAACTTATAAACAAAATTAACTCCATATCAGCAAAAGTTCCAAAAATAGAAAATCCTCCAATAAAAACCAACAAAGGAATTAACCATACTAAAATAGGAAGTTTTTGCTTATCTATTTCTCTATTAACTGTTATGTCAACATACTTTCTCGTAAAACTCGCAAAGTTCTTTTCCTTTTTTAATTTTCTCATTTGTTTTATATATTTATCTGATAACACCCCAATTGAAATTAAATAAGCAAATAATATTCCAAGAAGGAGTATAATTTCTATATCAGTATTAATAAATAATAGGGAAAATGAGAGTATAAAAAATACTAAATTAAGCAATTTAAAACTCTTTAACCCTTTTTTACTAATCTCTTGAACTTCCTCACTATCTACCTCATTTATGGGAATTGTAGTAAGCAAAATTTTTCCATTATTGTAAGAAAATCCTTTCTTTTGTGAAAAATAACTTATAGCAAAAACCATCCATAGACATCCAATTAAAATTAAATCATAAGCCATATTAAAAACTCCTTTCTATAAAATCTAGTAAGAACTCTTTTCCAAGATTTCTCATTTTAACTTCATTAATTAAATTTTGTAAATTCTCTTTTATGTTTTCAATATTTTTTTCCGTGCATCTAACATATACAATCGAGCCTACACGTCTGTCAATCTCTATTACATTTTCACTCTTTAAAATTCCATAAGCTTTATTTACAGTCATAGGATTTATTCCAAAATCTTTTGCAAGTTGTCTAACAGATGGTAATTCATCTCCATTTTTTAAATTTCCCTCTGCAATTTCTTTGATGATTCCATTGCAAATCTGAGTGTAAATAGGAACTTCCGACAAAGTATCAATAAAAAACATTTCTCTCATCTCCTTGTATTATATATTATAATACAGATAATACAAAAAATCAACAAAAAAAGTTTAGTATTTAAGAAAAAATTATTTTATCTTAAAAGCTAAACTTTATTAATTGTTAATTTAAAACTACTTCTTCTTTATTTTTCTTTGATTTCCAAAGATATAATGCCAAACAACAAACTGTCATCAAAACAGATGATAAGATTGTTCCCTCTAGTCCAAATGTTGGATTATAAGCAAAACTTCCTTTTACTGAACCTCCAATTTTAAAAATTGAATATGGAACATTATTTCCACTATTTGGCAATCCAAGTAATATGCTTTGAGTAAAATTCCACATTGTATGCAATCCCATTGCCATCCATAAACTGTCAAAATAATATATAATCATGGATGCGAAAACTCCAAAAATAAATATACAGTAAAATGGCAAAATAGACATTCCATTATTGAACAAATGTAATGCTGCAAAGAATAATGAATTGAATATGATAACAAAAGCAGGACTATTAGTAGATTTTAATAATCTTTGATACATAAAGCCTCTGCATAAAAGCTCTTCCGCCGAAGATTGAACAAAAACGGCAAATAGCAAGCCAATTGCAGGAAACATTTCAAACAGACTAAATCGTAAAGGAAAATCTCCATTTATCATAGCAATTAAAGCGCAAAATCCATTTAACACAAAGCCTAATAATAATCCTAAAAATAAATATGCTATAGTATTTCCTTTAGCCTTAGTTGTTATTTTATCGATTATATAATGATTATTTTTAAAAACTAATAGTACAAAAAGAACTCCAAACCATATATAAATGGATAGAATATACATAATAAATGTATAACTAAATTCATTAGCTTTGAACAATCCAGATGTAAATAATAGTCTAAGTAATCTAGGTGTAATCCATCCTCCAACAATTTGAGTAATATATATAATTGCATAACTTATTATACAAATCCATAAAACATTATCATACCACTTTTTTTCCTGTAAATTTTCCATTGCTTTTTTAACTCCTCCTATAAATTATACTATTATACTAAAAAAGTATAACAAATGCCTGAAACTGTATTGAAAAATGCATGCATTCCCCAACCTATTAATATTGAGCCTCCAGCTTTTTTTTCATTTATATAACCAATTATCCAACCAATCATTCCAGTAAATAAAGTTATTACAATACTTTTTAAAATTCCAACAGCAGAGAAAAACAAAATTCCATGAATACAACCAAATAATAGTGCTTGAATTAGATTCCCTACTGTAAATCCAAATTTATTTCCAATTCTTTTTAAAAGAAAACCTCTAAATAATATTTCTTCAGGAAAAGAAGTATTAAAAAATGCATAAACTAATATTGAAGGCAAAGCCTTAATTCCTAATCCTGTATACTCAGAATATGCAACATTCACATTTTTAAGTATATAGAAGATAAAAACTGAGAAAATTGAAACTAAAACTATTACCATAAGAATCCATGCAGAAAGTTTATTTTCTTTTAAATTTTTTACTTTTTTTAATCCAATCCATTCAAAAAAACTCATCTTTTTTCTTGAAGTAACTAACCACCATAAAAATGGTATTAATGAAAATACAATAATTTGAATAATACTGTTAGTCAATTTTTTTATTAGCAAATCCATAATTAAATCTCCCTTCTATTTATTCTTACACTATAATATATAATATAATTAAAGTAAAAAGTCAACAGTCAAATATTAGTAATTTTGATTATATAAAAAGAAAATGGCTCAATAGGACCTAAAAACATAATTCCTTAATAAAAAAGCTTTAGGAAATCTCATACTTTTGCTTTAGCAAAAGTAAATGTATCGAAAATACATCAAAAATTTTTTAGGATTTCTTTCAGAAATACTATTGCTTGTAAACAAGCAATAGTTGATATCTTCAGGATAATTGTATCTAAAGATGCAATTACTCCCGTCAGACCTACTGTTTGTTGTTTAAGAATAAACAACAAAAGTTAGGGCTAGATTGACTATGCTCAAGATGACGGATAAGGAAGTACCTTTGTTAAATAGCTTACCGTTACCAGTAAATCAGCTTGCGATTTGTTTTTAAAAATTATAATAAACAAAAAAAGTTTAGTAACTAAAACTGAAAAAATCAGCCTTAATCACTAAACTAAATTCATTTCTAATTACTCTTATAAATTATAACTGGAGTATTTATCTCAACATTATCGTAAATTTGTTTTACTTTTTCTAGCGGAGTATTTATACAACCATAACTTCCTGATGTCTTATATATTTCTCCTCCGAATTTTCCGTTTCTCCAAGTAGCATCGTGAATTCCTACACCTTTCCAGTTTATAGGCATCCAATAGTCAACATGTGCAACATAATCATATCCTTGTGGAGAAAGACCTTTAAGATTTCTGTCTTTTTCTCTACTCCAAACTTTCATTACACCTACAGGTGTTTCAACGTTTTTGCTTACATCCCCAGTAACTATATCAGTATCTAAAAGAAGTTTTCCTTCTTTGTAAAACCACATATGTTGTCTAGTAAGGTCAATTTCAATGTAAGTTTTACCTATATCATCCTCTTTATCATAATATAATCCTTGGTGCAAGAAAACTGGATCAATTGTATCAGATTCAAATTTTAATAGTTTTTCAACTAAAACATCTTTAGTCTTATTAACATCAATTTGCCAACCATATATTCCATCTTTTCCAGGAATCACAACTTCTCCCTTTCCAGTAGTTTGGAATTTTCTATCCATTCCAAAAGTATCATATTTAATTGCAAGTCTTCTTACATAATCTCTTGCCTTTTGTTCATCAGGTTTCAATTCTCCATCGACAAAAGTAAAAATATTTGCTAAAATTTCACCATCTAATACTTCTTTATTTGAACCGATATTTATTTCATATTTTAACTTTGAAATTTTTTCATATTTTGAAAGAGCATCTTGTAAAGATTTATCATCTTTTTTAAGTTTTGGTTGTTCAGAAATAGTATTCATATCAATACTTTCTTTTCTCTCAGAGAGAGCAAGTAAAATGGCTTCTTTCAATTTTTCTTTTGTTGTATAAGTTCCCATAACTTCATCTTGAATACTATACTTGCCATCTTTATATACTATCTTAGCATCTTCTGGATGTTTCATACCCTTTAAAATTAAAGTATTTTGTAAAAATTCTTCAAACTTATCATTATCATAACTAATATTTACTTCCAATTTGAAATCGCGACTTGTGAAAAATGCCATAGGCCAAGTGAATTGATTTTGTAAAATTTTCTTATCCGCTAAATATTCTTCCTTATAATTTATCTTTTCAGGTTTAAAAAAATCACTTTTTCCATCAGAACGATTTAACTTAATAGAAACATCTGTCCAGTCTTTATTAAAAACATCATCAATCATTACATAACTTACATCATTACCATTTATTTTAGTGTTAGGCAGAGCAATAAAAGAAAATATTATAACACCTAATAAATAAATTGATAAAATTAACGCTCCGACAAATATACATATCTTTTTAGCTAATTTTTTTCCTGAATTTACTTTTTTGGTATCTTCCATCAAAAAATACACCTCCATTTTTACGAAAATATCTAATTAATAATCTATTATATACCATAAAACTTGTTATTATAATCATTTCAAATAATTGGATTAATATATCAAAAGAATTATTAATCAATATTATCTTCTAATTTTATCATATTTAATTTTAAAAGTAAAATCATTAAAAAACTTGTATTTCCTTAGTTAAAAGTTTATAATATATTTAGTAAGGAGGAAGATAAATGCTTAACATTTTTTTAATTTCCGACTCTACGGGAGAAACAGCGGAGCAACTTGCACGTGCCGCTCTTGCTCAGTTTAATAACATTAAGTATGCTCTTAAAAGATTTTCTCATATAAGAGAGTTTTCAGATCTTTCTGAGATACTGAACAAATGTAAAGAAACTGAAAATTCTATTTTATTTTATTCTTTAGTTGATGCTCCACTTTTGGATTATGTTAAAAAGTTTTCAGAATTACATTCTATAACTAATGTAGATTTGCTTTCTGCGTCCATTTTAGCTATCCAAAGAGTGAGCAATATTACTCCTGGAAATACACCAGGGGCTCTTAGAAAGCTGAATGAAGAATATTTTAAAAGAATTGACTCTATCGAATTTGCAGTTCGTTACGATGATGGCAAAGATCCTAGAGGAGTTTTGATTGCAGACCTTGTAATAATTGGAATTTCTCGAACATCTAAGACTCCTTTGTCAATGTATCTTGCAAATAAAAATATTAGAGTTGCAAATATTCCTCTGGTACCAGAAACACCTGTACCTGAAGAATTATTCCAAGTTTCGCCCAAAAAAGTTATAGGCTTAACTAACACACCCGAAAAGTTGGAAAGTATAAGAAAGGAAAGACTGAAATCTTTAGGTCTTCCTGATAATAGTATTTATTCAAATTCAAATAGAATACTTGAAGAACTTGAATATTCTAGCCGAATAATGAAAAAAATAGGCTGTCCTGTAATAGATGTATCAGCAAAAGCTATAGAAGAAACAGCTGACATTATCTTGAAACATCTATTAAAAATTAATAAGTAATTGGAGGAAAAAATGAGCAAATTTGTTTACAATTTTGATGAAGGCAATAAAGACATGAGAGCTTTATTGGGAGGTAAAGGTGCCAACCTTGCCGAAATGACTAATATTGGACTAAATGTTCCTTTTGGTTTTACTATTACTACTGAGGCTTGTAATAATTTTTACAAAAATGACGAAAAAATTTCTGAAAGTCTAATTGAAGAAATTAAAACTCACATAAAAGACTGTGAAAACAAGCTACAAAAAAGTTTTTCAAGCACAGAAAATCCTCTATTATTTTCTGTAAGAAGTGGTGCCGTTATATCAATGCCTGGTATGATGGATACTATTCTTAACTTAGGTCTTAATGATAAATCAGTTATCGGTCTAGCAAACTCTACAAATAATGAAAGATTTGCATTTGATAGTTACAGAAGATTTATCCAAATGTTCAGCGATGTTGCTATGGAAATTCCAAAAATTTATTTTGAAAACGAACTTGATAAAATCAAGGAAGAAAAAAATGTAAAAATGGATACTGAATTAACTGCTGAAGATTTAAAAATTTTAGTTGAAAAATTTAAGAAAATTTTCAAACAAGAAACAGGCAAAGAATTCCCACAAGATCCAATTGAACAATTAATCATTGCTATTAAAGCAGTTTTCAAATCTTGGATGAATCCTAGAGCCATCGTTTATAGAAAATTAAATGGTATTGACGATTCGCTTGGAACTGCTGTAAATGTTCAAGCTATGGTTTTCGGTAATATGGGTAACACAAGTGGTACTGGTGTAGCTTTCTCTCGTAACCCAAGTACAGGAGAAAATAAATTATTCGGAGAATTTTTAATGAATGCACAAGGCGAAGATGTTGTTGCAGGTATTAGAACTCCAGAATCAATTGAAAAACTAAAAGAAATTATGCCTGAAGTTTATGATGAATTCTTAAGAATTGCAAAAACTTTGGAAAAACATTATAAAGATATGCAAGACTTGGAATTTACAATTGAAAAAGGTAAATTATACTTATTACAAACAAGAAACGGAAAAAGAACTACAGATGCTGCAATCAATGTAGCAGTAGATTTAGTTAATGAAGGATTAATTTCTAAAGAAGAAGCTATTTTAAGAGTTGAACCAAAGAGTTTATACCAACTTCTTCACCCTATCTTCAATGCTGAAATGATGAAAAATACTCCTATCTTGGCAAGAGGACTAGCTGCTTCTCCAGGAGCTGCAAGTGGTAAAGTTTATTTCCACTCAAAAGATATAGTTGATGCAGTTAAATCAGGAGAAAAAGTAATCTTAGTTCGTCAAGAAACTTCTCCTGAAGACATCGAAGGAATGGTTGAAGCTGAAGGCATCTTGACTGCAAGAGGTGGTATGACTTCTCATGCTGCCGTAGTTGCAAGAGGTATGGGTAAATGTTGTATCGCAGGAGCAAGTGAAATCAAAGTTGATGAAATTGAAAAAGTTATAAAAACTCAAAACGAGGTTATCAAAGAAGGTGATATAATTTCTCTTGACGGAACAACAGGAATTATTTACAAAGGTGAAATTGAAAAATTAAACCCAAAATTAACAGGAAACTTTAAAATATTCATGGATTGGGTAAATGAAATAAAAGTTTTAGGAGTTAGAGCTAATGCTGATAACCCTAGAGATGCAAAACAAGCTATTGAATTCGGAGCTGAAGGAATAGGACTTTGTAGAACTGAACATATGTTCTTTGACAAAGACAGAATACCTGTTGTAAGACAAATGATTCTTTCAGAAACTATTGAACAAAGAGTTGAAGCATTAGAAAAAATTAGACCAATGCAAGAAAAAGATTTCTATGATATCTACTGTGTATTAAAAGAAAAAACAGCAACAATCAGATTACTTGATCCACCTCTACATGAATTCTTACCTTATGAAGACGAAGATATTAAAAACTTAGCAAAAGAAATGAATATCGACGAAGGTCATCTAAGAGATGTAATCACAGATTTGGAAGAAGTAAACCCAATGCTTGGACATAGAGGTTGTCGTCTTGCAGTTACTTATCCTGAAATATATAGAATGCAAGCAAAAGCTATAATAAATGCTGCAATAAAAGCACAAAAAGATTTGAATATCTCAATTACTCCTGAAATAATGATTCCATTAGTTGGAGAAATTGAAGAATTAAAATATGTAAAAAGAGAAATCGTTGAAGAAATCGAAATGACTTTAAAAGAATTGAATGAAAACATTAAGTACAAAATTGGAACAATGATTGAAATTCCAAGAGCTGCCCTACTTGCTGATGAAATCGCAACAGAAGCTGAATTCTTTAGTTATGGTACAAATGACTTAACACAAATGACATTCGGTTTTTCAAGAGATGATGCCGGAAAATTCTTAAACGAATATGAAAATAAAAAAATATTCGACTTTAATCCATTTGCAAAATTGGATCAAAAAGGTGTTGGTAAATTAGTAAAAATGTCTTTCAAACTTGGAAGAGAAACTAACCCTCATCTTCATGTAGGAATTTGTGGTGAACATGGTGGCGATCCTGATACAATTGAATTCTTAAATTCTGTAGGAATTGACTATGTATCATGTTCTCCTTTCAGAGTGCCAATCGCAAGACTTGCAGCAGCACAAGCAAAAATTAAACAAAGTAAATAAACTTTAACTAAGAGAAATAAAAAACAAAATGGATAGCGAAATGCTATCCATTTCAGATTGATGACAAAGGTGTCAATGAGAAAACATTGGCACTTTTTTAGTGGAGAAAAGAGAGAAAAAGTAGTATAATAATATAAAAGGAGATGTTAAAAATGCTACATAAGAATGATGAAAATAGAGTAAATCAAGTACAAATGGTAAGTATAGATTCTTTAGTTCCAGAGAGTCATCTTTTAAGGAAAATAGATGAAACAATAGATTTTTCCTTTATTTATGATTTAATAGAATATAAATATTGTTTAGATAATGGTAGACCAAGTATAGATCCAATAGTACTTTTTAAAATAATATTTTTAAAATACATTTTTGGAATAAAAAGTATGAGACAAACAATAAGAGAAATAGAGGTAAATGTAGCATATAGATGGTTTTTAGGATATGATTTTTATGATAAGATACCACATTATACAACATATGGACAAAATTACAAGAGAAGGTTTAAAGATACAGATATATTTGAAAAGATATTTGTAAATATATTAAGGCAAGCAGAGAAGCAAGGCTTTGTAGATGAAAAGATACAATTTGTAGATTCAACCCATGTAAAAGCACATGCGAATAGACATAAGAATATAGAAGTAAAGATAGAAAAGAAAGCAAAGAAATATCATAGTCAATTAAATGAAGAGATAAAGAAAGATAGAGAATTAAAAGGGAAAAAGGAATTAAGTCCCACCAATGGAAAAGAAATAGTAAAAAAAGTAGAAAGTACAACAGATAAAGAAAGTGGATTATTCCATAAGGGAGAACATAAAGAGGTTTTTGCATATAGTGTACAAACAAGTTGTGATAAAAATGGCTGGGTGTTAGCTTGTAGAAGTTATGCAGGAAATTTACATGATAGTGAAACATTTATGGATTTTTACGAAAAGGACTTAAAGAAATTCGAGTTAAGAAAAATAGTAATGGATGCAGGATATAAAACACCGGCAATAGCAAAGATGTTGATAGATGATAAGATACAACCTGTATTACCATACACAAGGTCAAAAGGAAAGAGAAAAGAAGGATTTTATCCAAGAGATTATGTATATGATGAATATTATGATTGTTACATCTGCCCAGAAAATGAGATAATAAAATATAGTACGACGACAAGAGAGGGATATAGAGAATATAAAAGTGATAAAAATAAATGCAGTAAGTGTAAGAATTTAGATAAGTGTACAGAAAGAAAAACAAACAAAAAGTAATAACGAGACATATATGGAAGAATTACTTAGAAGAATGTGAAGAATACAGATATACAAAAAGAGGGAAAGAAGAATATAAGAGAAGAAAAGAGACAATAGAAAGAACATTCGGAACGGTAAAAGAATATCATGGATTTAGATATACAAATGAGAAATGGAAAGCAAAAATGCAAATAAAAGCTCTCCTAACTTTTGCGTGTCTAAATATGAAGAAATTAGCAAATATGATGAGCAGATTAGGTAGAAAGAGACCTAATTTTTTAATTTTTAAGGAAATTTATAGAAAATTTAAGATTTTAACAAAATTTCAGATGATTTTTAATTAAAAACAAAAATACATAAAAAAAGCACAGACAAAATTTATGCTTTGTCTGCGCTCTGAAATGGATAGCGAAATGCTATCCATTTTAATTTATATATACAGCAAATATGACCCCTAAAGTTTTCCGTCTTCAACATATTTCACATAAAGTGCTAAAATAGCACAAAAGAGAAATCCAAAAAAACTAAATATTTATTTTCATAAATTAAAGCTCTCTCTAAAAATTTAGAACTTAACATAATATCCCCAGCGAAAGAAATTACAATAAGTTTATTTTTAAAATTGAAAATATATAGAATAATTTTTAGTATAAAAACACTAATAAATACTAGGTAAAAATACATCAAACTTCTGCAATCAATATATTCAAATAAAAATAAATATAAAGGTATGTAAATAACAATAATTAATAATATCCCTATAAACTTTTTTATAATATTATTTTTACTTTTATCTAACTTCATTTTGTATTCCTCACTCTATCCAATTTGTAGTCTGCTCTAAATTTGTAAAAAATCTTCTTTTTATTTTTTCTTCTTAACTTTAGGGAAAGGTAATTCATCATACATTGTATCAAATAAGCCTTTTAGATACATTTTATCTTCAACGTCATCAACTAATAGCATTTCCTTTGCTCCTTCGTAAGGCAATTGAAATTGTACATCAGAAACATAGTCAATAGCTTTCTTTGTAGCTTTTACTAAAAATCTGTCATCATATATTCCGCCAATAACTTTCTCTTTATAATAGATAATATATTCTCCCA
Above is a genomic segment from Parvimonas micra containing:
- the ppdK gene encoding pyruvate, phosphate dikinase, which gives rise to MSKFVYNFDEGNKDMRALLGGKGANLAEMTNIGLNVPFGFTITTEACNNFYKNDEKISESLIEEIKTHIKDCENKLQKSFSSTENPLLFSVRSGAVISMPGMMDTILNLGLNDKSVIGLANSTNNERFAFDSYRRFIQMFSDVAMEIPKIYFENELDKIKEEKNVKMDTELTAEDLKILVEKFKKIFKQETGKEFPQDPIEQLIIAIKAVFKSWMNPRAIVYRKLNGIDDSLGTAVNVQAMVFGNMGNTSGTGVAFSRNPSTGENKLFGEFLMNAQGEDVVAGIRTPESIEKLKEIMPEVYDEFLRIAKTLEKHYKDMQDLEFTIEKGKLYLLQTRNGKRTTDAAINVAVDLVNEGLISKEEAILRVEPKSLYQLLHPIFNAEMMKNTPILARGLAASPGAASGKVYFHSKDIVDAVKSGEKVILVRQETSPEDIEGMVEAEGILTARGGMTSHAAVVARGMGKCCIAGASEIKVDEIEKVIKTQNEVIKEGDIISLDGTTGIIYKGEIEKLNPKLTGNFKIFMDWVNEIKVLGVRANADNPRDAKQAIEFGAEGIGLCRTEHMFFDKDRIPVVRQMILSETIEQRVEALEKIRPMQEKDFYDIYCVLKEKTATIRLLDPPLHEFLPYEDEDIKNLAKEMNIDEGHLRDVITDLEEVNPMLGHRGCRLAVTYPEIYRMQAKAIINAAIKAQKDLNISITPEIMIPLVGEIEELKYVKREIVEEIEMTLKELNENIKYKIGTMIEIPRAALLADEIATEAEFFSYGTNDLTQMTFGFSRDDAGKFLNEYENKKIFDFNPFAKLDQKGVGKLVKMSFKLGRETNPHLHVGICGEHGGDPDTIEFLNSVGIDYVSCSPFRVPIARLAAAQAKIKQSK
- a CDS encoding TfoX/Sxy family protein, coding for MASSKEYLEYILEQLSELEDIKYRAMMGEYIIYYKEKVIGGIYDDRFLVKATKKAIDYVSDVQFQLPYEGAKEMLLVDDVEDKMYLKGLFDTMYDELPFPKVKKKK